The following coding sequences are from one Niveibacterium umoris window:
- a CDS encoding PEP-CTERM sorting domain-containing protein — protein MLNIIVAVLGALVSGSTSAMLINRGAGLVYDDYLNITWLQSDPFGTAADWNAANKLVADFTYYDPLRNKTWGDWRLPKVTPVRGVFNYSFSNNGSTDYGTADTGGWGRHSELGAMYYRDLGNLGHCMPYRPGQPYFDAIGSGSICGDWPIWWSPKPGLKNAVYDPDGAAIEFAIEPVVYWTATAFSPYPDDFAWAFDMANGEQTFKSQTLSGHIWAVMDGDVGATPSIPEPGSLVLVLAALAAASFATRTRILVAQPDEASCKTPIPPAPASDHNSLQGAIIHAIETLSRRIRQAFIMHSPSCKLMATPTIYMQHPLPYLCSTIAIVLIPQLTAAQVDCSLLDPRQSVSKEKEAKITGSVETLFKVAKAGGNVEGRLTEEIKNIEGAAAASEQSIVRLRAIYLFCGMIANSFEIPIDKKVSLFAQMVNAAEQKPKASTTRDTPQSHPVATDKQQLQQQGNSTPQTVGRPQRTVLFEDTFDKQPRWKSTQFQNSGRTLYRDGWYTLQNTTENLAFYMRLNEAGYFPAAVRIEVTIRLNSGPIDRPFGLIVAATDDEFKNAFGVLIRGDGASFIYRWENEVASTEMYLPPHPAIRTGYGATNQLTVEIQDNELIYFINGIQIGRYRAAVRLRGYIGFHTDYPGLDVGFNDLRVTQ, from the coding sequence ATGCTCAACATCATTGTGGCTGTCCTTGGTGCGCTGGTCTCCGGCTCAACGTCGGCAATGCTCATCAATCGCGGCGCGGGTCTGGTCTACGACGATTACCTGAACATCACCTGGCTCCAATCGGATCCGTTTGGCACGGCGGCGGATTGGAACGCCGCGAACAAACTCGTAGCCGATTTCACCTACTACGACCCACTGCGGAACAAAACGTGGGGCGACTGGCGCCTCCCAAAGGTCACACCGGTCCGCGGCGTATTCAACTACTCGTTCAGCAACAACGGCAGTACCGACTACGGCACTGCAGATACCGGTGGATGGGGGCGCCACTCCGAATTGGGTGCGATGTATTACCGCGACCTAGGTAACCTGGGCCACTGCATGCCCTATCGGCCCGGCCAACCCTACTTCGACGCCATTGGCTCCGGCTCCATCTGCGGGGACTGGCCCATCTGGTGGTCACCCAAACCGGGGCTAAAGAACGCCGTCTACGACCCCGACGGCGCAGCAATTGAATTTGCCATCGAACCTGTCGTGTATTGGACCGCCACTGCATTTTCACCCTACCCGGATGACTTCGCGTGGGCGTTCGACATGGCGAACGGCGAACAGACATTCAAATCGCAAACCCTGTCAGGGCATATCTGGGCGGTGATGGATGGGGATGTGGGCGCCACTCCCTCCATTCCTGAGCCGGGCTCGCTCGTGCTCGTCCTCGCAGCCCTAGCAGCGGCCTCCTTCGCAACGCGTACCCGGATCCTTGTGGCGCAGCCCGACGAAGCCTCATGCAAGACCCCAATCCCCCCCGCTCCGGCCAGTGACCACAACAGTCTACAAGGCGCCATCATCCACGCAATAGAGACATTGTCTAGACGGATTCGCCAAGCTTTCATCATGCACTCCCCATCTTGCAAATTGATGGCAACGCCTACGATCTATATGCAGCACCCGCTCCCCTATCTCTGCAGCACGATTGCGATCGTACTAATTCCACAACTTACTGCAGCCCAAGTTGACTGCTCCTTGTTAGATCCGAGGCAGTCCGTATCAAAGGAGAAGGAGGCAAAGATTACCGGAAGCGTCGAAACTCTATTCAAAGTAGCAAAAGCCGGCGGAAATGTGGAGGGCCGCCTAACCGAGGAGATAAAGAACATAGAAGGAGCGGCCGCAGCAAGCGAGCAATCAATTGTTCGCCTCCGGGCCATCTACCTGTTTTGCGGAATGATTGCCAATTCTTTCGAAATACCTATAGACAAGAAAGTCTCCCTGTTTGCGCAAATGGTAAACGCCGCCGAACAGAAACCGAAGGCTTCGACAACCCGTGACACGCCGCAGAGCCACCCGGTGGCAACCGACAAGCAGCAGCTGCAGCAACAAGGCAACTCAACACCCCAAACGGTTGGTCGGCCACAGCGCACTGTGCTTTTCGAGGATACATTCGACAAACAACCAAGATGGAAATCCACGCAATTTCAGAATTCCGGGAGGACCCTTTATCGGGATGGATGGTACACGCTACAAAACACCACCGAGAATCTTGCCTTCTACATGCGCCTGAACGAGGCTGGGTATTTCCCAGCTGCAGTAAGAATAGAGGTCACAATACGACTAAACTCAGGACCCATTGACAGACCATTTGGACTGATAGTTGCCGCAACGGATGATGAATTCAAAAACGCATTTGGTGTTCTCATACGTGGTGATGGCGCATCGTTTATCTATAGATGGGAGAACGAAGTAGCGTCAACTGAAATGTACTTGCCACCTCATCCGGCAATTCGCACTGGATATGGCGCGACCAACCAACTTACAGTTGAAATCCAAGACAACGAATTGATTTACTTCATTAATGGCATACAGATTGGGAGATATAGAGCCGCAGTCCGGCTCAGAGGCTACATTGGCTTCCACACGGACTACCCTGGATTGGATGTTGGCTTCAACGATCTGCGCGTTACCC